TGCTTCGAAAGGCGATTACAGACGAACTCGACGCGTATCACGCACTCACATTCGACCGATAACCATGCGACTCGCTGTCGCCTACGACGTTAGTTCGGATTCGAACCGCCGGCAAGTCTATCGGACGCTCCAGCGATACGGTGCCTGGAAGCAGTACAGCGTCTTCGAGCTGGAGGTTAACAAAACCGAGCGCGTGGAACTCGAAGACGAACTCGAGTCTCACATTAACCCTGACGACGGCGACAGGATTCGAATCTACCGACTGTGCGATTCGTGTCTGGATGATATCTCTGACATCGGGGCAGAGCCACCTGACGAACAGTCGAACGTACTGTAGAATTTTCGTGGACCTT
This window of the Halapricum desulfuricans genome carries:
- the cas2 gene encoding CRISPR-associated endonuclease Cas2 is translated as MRLAVAYDVSSDSNRRQVYRTLQRYGAWKQYSVFELEVNKTERVELEDELESHINPDDGDRIRIYRLCDSCLDDISDIGAEPPDEQSNVL